In Amycolatopsis jiangsuensis, the following proteins share a genomic window:
- a CDS encoding 4'-phosphopantetheinyl transferase family protein, producing the protein MTEIVVRWSQPLPVAERHLRVLDDIERGRFEAYRQEIDRRRFLTGRVLAKTLTAQRLGGAPEDVRFDSTCADCGKPHGRPRVPGSELVLSISHSGELIGLAATDGVPLGLDVETSNRKADASLVEYALSPAERQAVAGLSDDERSAAFFVYWTRKEAVMKATGKGLKIPLQSITFSRYDGPAELVASGDPALDPARTRLADLKAAEGHRAAVAALTTEPLDVTEEHWLP; encoded by the coding sequence GTGACAGAGATCGTGGTCCGCTGGTCGCAACCGCTGCCGGTGGCCGAACGCCACCTGCGGGTGCTCGACGACATCGAACGCGGCCGGTTCGAGGCCTACCGGCAGGAGATCGACCGGCGCCGGTTCCTGACCGGGCGGGTGCTCGCGAAGACACTCACCGCGCAACGGCTCGGCGGCGCACCGGAGGACGTGCGCTTCGATTCGACCTGTGCGGACTGCGGTAAACCCCACGGCCGCCCCCGGGTACCGGGGTCGGAACTGGTGCTGTCGATCTCCCATTCGGGCGAGCTGATCGGTCTCGCGGCCACCGACGGCGTACCGCTGGGCCTCGACGTGGAGACGTCGAACCGCAAGGCGGACGCGTCGCTGGTCGAGTACGCGCTGAGCCCGGCCGAGCGCCAGGCCGTCGCGGGGCTGTCCGACGACGAGCGTTCCGCGGCGTTCTTCGTGTACTGGACCCGCAAGGAAGCCGTGATGAAGGCGACCGGCAAGGGGTTGAAGATCCCCCTGCAGAGCATCACGTTCTCGCGCTACGACGGGCCGGCGGAGCTGGTCGCCTCCGGCGACCCGGCGCTGGACCCGGCCCGTACCCGGCTGGCCGACCTCAAGGCCGCCGAGGGCCACCGAGCCGCCGTCGCCGCGCTGACCACCGAGCCACTGGACGTGACCGAGGAGCACTGGCTGCCCTGA
- a CDS encoding TetR/AcrR family transcriptional regulator yields MTSAERVRAAAVKLFAAKGFHGTGIRDLAQEAELSSATLYHYMGTKEDLLVEIMTTALRRLLDAAGKATAGTADPVARLRTLVTLHVLAHAVQPGETRVVDNEVDALSASARARVVALRDEYEGLWARIIEDGVAHGVFHTDRPAVTRLALLEMCSGVARWYSPHGPLRLEELSTHYAELTLRALGGPAGTVRADEARHCLEVVAQVWDVPVQPGN; encoded by the coding sequence GTGACCAGTGCCGAACGGGTGCGTGCGGCTGCAGTGAAACTGTTCGCCGCCAAAGGTTTTCACGGCACCGGCATCCGCGATCTCGCACAGGAGGCCGAGCTTTCGTCGGCCACGCTCTATCACTACATGGGCACCAAGGAAGATCTGCTCGTCGAGATCATGACGACCGCGCTGCGCCGGTTGCTCGACGCCGCGGGGAAAGCCACCGCGGGAACCGCCGACCCGGTGGCGCGGCTGCGCACGCTGGTCACCTTGCACGTGCTCGCGCACGCCGTGCAGCCCGGTGAAACCCGCGTGGTGGACAACGAAGTCGACGCGCTGTCGGCTTCCGCGCGTGCCCGCGTGGTCGCGCTGCGGGACGAATACGAAGGACTGTGGGCGCGGATCATCGAAGACGGTGTCGCCCACGGCGTCTTCCACACCGACCGTCCCGCGGTGACCAGGCTGGCATTGCTGGAAATGTGCAGTGGCGTGGCCCGCTGGTACTCACCGCACGGACCGCTGCGGCTGGAAGAGCTGTCCACGCACTACGCGGAACTGACGTTGCGCGCCCTCGGTGGCCCCGCCGGCACGGTGCGCGCGGACGAGGCCCGCCACTGCCTCGAAGTGGTCGCCCAGGTGTGGGATGTGCCTGTTCAGCCCGGCAATTAG
- a CDS encoding ATP-dependent acyl-CoA ligase, giving the protein MKADTLVELVSRAARLWPERTAWLFDETGARFTFADVDERSGRFAAALHELGVRAGDRVAVMLRNQPEFPLLWLALAKLGAVLVPVNINYREFDGAHVLRHSGARFAVAAEEFVELLENIAPGTSIERVLTSGALQSDSYREADTVAAEQPMNIQYTSGTTGAPKGCVLPHRYWTTLANGLVADFPAVGEQDVLLTAQPFHYIDPQWNVALGLAAGAELVVLDRFHPSSFWAKVREHGVTWFYCLGMMPTLLLRQPPHPADRDHRVRAVCASAIPPDLHAELEQRWGVPWFEAFGMTETGGDIRVSEADHDAVVGTGCIGRPTRDREVLIAGEDGNPLPRGETGELLIRGIGLMQGYHEDPEATARAFAGGWFHTGDLARMDDEGRVYYVGRTKDMIRRSGENVSADEVERALLQHPAIRLAAVLAVPDELRGEEVKAYVVCAGERPSPEELAEFCAGQLAYFKVPRFWAFADDLPLTPSERVAKGELRKVADLRTGAWDRSTGQWL; this is encoded by the coding sequence GTGAAGGCGGACACGCTCGTCGAGCTGGTCAGCCGCGCCGCGCGGCTCTGGCCGGAACGCACCGCGTGGCTCTTCGACGAGACCGGCGCGCGGTTCACCTTCGCCGACGTCGACGAGCGCAGTGGCCGGTTCGCCGCGGCGTTGCACGAGCTGGGCGTGCGGGCCGGCGACCGGGTCGCCGTGATGCTGCGCAACCAACCCGAATTCCCGTTGCTGTGGCTCGCGCTCGCGAAGCTCGGCGCGGTGCTGGTACCGGTGAACATCAACTACCGCGAGTTCGACGGCGCGCACGTACTGCGCCACTCGGGCGCCCGCTTCGCCGTGGCTGCGGAGGAATTCGTCGAGCTGCTGGAGAACATCGCACCGGGCACGTCTATCGAGCGGGTCCTCACGTCCGGCGCACTGCAGTCGGACAGCTACCGGGAAGCCGACACAGTCGCGGCCGAGCAGCCGATGAACATCCAGTACACCTCGGGCACCACCGGCGCGCCGAAGGGCTGCGTGCTGCCACACCGCTACTGGACCACCCTCGCGAACGGTCTCGTCGCCGACTTCCCCGCGGTCGGCGAGCAGGACGTGCTGCTCACCGCGCAGCCGTTCCACTACATCGATCCACAGTGGAACGTCGCACTCGGCCTCGCCGCCGGGGCGGAACTCGTGGTGCTGGACCGGTTCCACCCGTCGTCCTTCTGGGCCAAGGTGCGCGAGCACGGGGTCACCTGGTTCTACTGTCTCGGCATGATGCCCACGCTGCTGCTGCGCCAGCCGCCGCACCCGGCCGACCGCGACCACCGGGTACGCGCGGTCTGCGCTTCGGCGATCCCGCCGGATCTGCACGCCGAGCTCGAACAGCGGTGGGGCGTGCCGTGGTTCGAGGCGTTCGGGATGACCGAGACGGGCGGGGACATCCGGGTCTCCGAGGCGGACCACGACGCCGTGGTGGGCACCGGCTGCATCGGGCGGCCGACCCGTGACCGCGAGGTGCTGATCGCCGGTGAGGACGGGAACCCGTTGCCCCGTGGGGAAACCGGCGAGCTGCTGATCCGCGGCATCGGCCTGATGCAGGGCTATCACGAAGATCCCGAGGCCACCGCACGCGCCTTCGCCGGCGGCTGGTTCCACACCGGTGACCTCGCGCGGATGGACGACGAGGGGCGTGTCTACTACGTCGGCCGTACGAAGGACATGATCCGGCGCAGCGGGGAGAACGTGTCTGCCGACGAGGTGGAACGCGCGCTGCTGCAACATCCGGCGATCCGCCTCGCGGCCGTGCTGGCGGTTCCCGACGAGCTGCGCGGCGAAGAGGTGAAAGCGTACGTGGTGTGCGCCGGCGAACGTCCGTCACCGGAGGAGCTGGCTGAGTTCTGCGCCGGGCAGCTGGCCTACTTCAAGGTGCCACGGTTCTGGGCGTTCGCCGACGATCTCCCGCTGACACCGTCCGAACGCGTGGCCAAGGGTGAGCTGCGCAAGGTCGCGGATCTGCGCACCGGCGCGTGGGACAGGAGCACCGGACAGTGGCTGTGA
- a CDS encoding enoyl-CoA hydratase/isomerase family protein — translation MSTVDLAVDGGIAQIRLNRPERLNAVAPVLVDDFLTALDAAARSSARAVLLTGNGRAFCAGHDLKEPTPEGDSRARLDRLQDVTRRLRALPQPVIAAVHGYAIGAGAEFALGCDLILAAEDAVFGFPEVSLGLSVTGAASRLLPLLVGPLRAKELLLLGERFDGRRAHEFGLVNAAVPTAELMPLALGWAEKIAQHPPEAATMAKRALDSGIDHALESALELEVSHALITEHSAAVRESTDAFRSRS, via the coding sequence ATGAGCACCGTGGACCTGGCCGTCGATGGCGGCATCGCGCAGATCCGGCTGAACCGGCCCGAGCGGCTGAACGCGGTCGCGCCCGTACTGGTGGACGACTTCCTCACCGCACTCGACGCCGCCGCCCGCAGCTCCGCCCGCGCGGTGCTGCTGACCGGCAACGGACGGGCGTTCTGCGCGGGGCACGACCTCAAGGAACCCACGCCCGAGGGCGATTCCCGCGCACGGCTGGATCGGCTCCAGGACGTCACCCGGCGGCTGCGGGCTCTGCCGCAGCCGGTGATCGCCGCGGTGCACGGCTACGCGATCGGCGCGGGCGCGGAGTTCGCGCTCGGCTGCGACCTGATCCTGGCCGCCGAGGACGCGGTGTTCGGATTCCCGGAGGTGTCGCTCGGCCTGAGCGTGACCGGCGCCGCCTCGCGATTGCTGCCGCTGCTCGTCGGGCCGCTGCGGGCGAAGGAGCTGCTGTTGCTCGGCGAGCGGTTCGACGGCCGCCGCGCACACGAGTTCGGCCTGGTCAACGCGGCCGTGCCCACGGCAGAGCTGATGCCGCTCGCGCTGGGCTGGGCGGAGAAGATCGCGCAGCATCCGCCGGAGGCCGCCACGATGGCCAAGCGCGCGCTCGACTCCGGTATCGACCACGCCCTCGAATCGGCACTGGAGCTGGAGGTCAGTCATGCGCTGATCACCGAGCACTCGGCCGCGGTCCGGGAGTCCACCGACGCGTTCCGGAGCCGATCGTGA
- a CDS encoding amidohydrolase, with protein MQVDVVYENARLVTGESALAVLHGRIVALGEDAEALSARRRVDLGGAFVAPGFHDAHNHMAWFGMGLDDVPLSDCRSVEEVYDAIARRAAGLPVGSWVVGSGYDQNKLTGGQHPDARGLDRAAPGMLVRLMHTSGHMTVVNSAVLDQLDLANVPVGGDAVLDASGAPTGLLREQAQLLLRPLTYPVPIESVVRGLDRASERYLSEGITSVQEAGIGGGLVGQTPAELAAYQLARERGVLRVRSTVMVSASVLHDLPDGAGFGLDLGLRTGLGDEWLRVGPMKLFADGSLVGRTCAMHEPFAGEPDNRGYFQVPEEELARTIRLAHDAGWQIATHAIGDRAITVVLDAYEAALAATPRADHRHRIEHCGVLPPAELARLARLRLIPSPQARFVNELGDGMRAALGQTRVPWCYRLRSLLDAGCVLPASSDRPVVEGAPLLGLADMVARRTSTGAPFATDEALTPAQALRAYTYGSAYATFAESYLGTLEPGKVSDFVALSENPLSTMEQPRVLATAVAGELRYEAG; from the coding sequence ATGCAGGTCGACGTGGTGTACGAGAACGCCCGGCTGGTCACCGGGGAAAGTGCGCTGGCCGTGCTGCACGGCCGGATCGTGGCCTTGGGGGAGGACGCGGAGGCGCTGTCCGCGCGGCGGCGGGTGGACCTCGGCGGCGCGTTCGTGGCGCCCGGCTTCCACGACGCGCACAACCACATGGCCTGGTTCGGCATGGGACTGGACGACGTGCCGCTCAGTGACTGCCGCAGTGTCGAGGAGGTCTACGACGCGATCGCCCGGCGGGCCGCCGGGCTGCCGGTCGGAAGCTGGGTCGTGGGCAGTGGCTACGACCAGAACAAGCTGACCGGCGGGCAGCATCCGGACGCCCGCGGGCTGGACCGGGCGGCCCCGGGCATGCTCGTGCGGCTCATGCACACCTCGGGCCACATGACGGTGGTCAACTCCGCCGTGCTCGACCAGTTGGACCTGGCGAACGTGCCGGTCGGCGGCGACGCGGTGCTCGACGCGTCGGGCGCGCCCACCGGGTTGCTGCGTGAGCAGGCTCAGCTGCTGCTGCGGCCGTTGACCTACCCGGTGCCGATCGAATCCGTGGTCCGTGGCCTGGACCGGGCGAGCGAGCGTTACCTGTCCGAGGGCATCACGAGCGTGCAGGAGGCGGGGATCGGCGGCGGGCTGGTCGGGCAGACGCCCGCCGAGCTGGCCGCCTACCAGCTGGCGCGTGAGCGGGGCGTGCTGCGGGTGCGGAGCACGGTGATGGTGTCCGCGAGTGTGCTGCACGACCTGCCGGACGGCGCCGGTTTCGGCCTCGACCTCGGCCTGCGCACCGGGCTGGGCGACGAGTGGCTGCGGGTCGGGCCGATGAAGCTGTTCGCGGACGGTTCGCTGGTGGGCCGGACGTGCGCGATGCACGAGCCGTTCGCGGGGGAGCCGGACAACCGCGGGTACTTCCAGGTGCCGGAAGAGGAGCTGGCGCGGACCATCCGGCTCGCGCACGACGCCGGCTGGCAGATCGCGACGCACGCGATCGGCGACCGGGCGATCACGGTGGTGCTGGACGCCTACGAAGCCGCGCTGGCCGCGACGCCGCGCGCGGACCACCGGCACCGGATCGAACACTGCGGGGTCCTGCCGCCCGCCGAACTGGCGCGGCTGGCCCGGCTGCGACTGATCCCGTCGCCGCAGGCCAGGTTCGTCAACGAGCTGGGCGACGGCATGCGTGCCGCGCTCGGGCAGACCCGGGTGCCCTGGTGCTACCGGCTGCGCAGCCTGCTGGACGCCGGATGCGTGCTCCCGGCCAGCTCCGACCGCCCGGTGGTCGAGGGCGCCCCGCTGCTGGGCCTGGCGGACATGGTGGCGCGCCGGACATCGACCGGCGCGCCGTTCGCCACGGACGAGGCGCTGACCCCCGCGCAAGCCTTGCGGGCCTACACCTACGGCTCGGCGTACGCCACCTTCGCGGAGTCCTACCTCGGCACTTTGGAGCCAGGGAAGGTGTCGGACTTCGTCGCGCTGTCGGAGAACCCGCTGTCCACAATGGAGCAGCCGCGGGTGCTGGCGACAGCGGTGGCCGGCGAACTGCGTTACGAGGCGGGATGA
- a CDS encoding GNAT family N-acetyltransferase yields the protein MPVRDAVFEDVEEICTLIEEHAVYEDKHDLELDRAEMSGHLFGPDPKAWVLLSTPPGRPDVVAGFAFCSWNFSTWEGRPGIWLDDLFVRPEHRRHGLGQELLDTLRDRTTGRVEWDMQAGNAKGEAFYAQLGAEPVPGWIRYRWRP from the coding sequence ATGCCCGTACGCGACGCCGTCTTCGAGGACGTCGAGGAAATCTGCACGCTGATCGAGGAACACGCGGTCTACGAGGACAAACACGACCTCGAGCTCGACCGTGCCGAGATGAGCGGGCACCTGTTCGGGCCGGACCCGAAGGCCTGGGTGCTGCTGTCCACCCCGCCCGGCCGTCCGGACGTGGTGGCCGGGTTCGCGTTCTGCAGCTGGAACTTCTCCACCTGGGAGGGTCGTCCCGGGATCTGGCTGGACGACCTGTTCGTCCGCCCGGAGCATCGCAGGCACGGGCTCGGCCAGGAACTGCTCGACACCCTGCGCGACCGCACCACCGGCCGCGTCGAATGGGACATGCAGGCGGGCAACGCGAAGGGCGAGGCGTTCTACGCGCAGCTCGGCGCGGAACCGGTGCCGGGCTGGATCCGCTACCGCTGGCGGCCCTGA
- a CDS encoding metal-dependent transcriptional regulator, which yields MGDGSARRSTSVEDYVRVIYGLVERGEPVTNASLAGRLEVSPSSASGMVTKLAQLGLVEHVPYHGIELTAEGRLLARSVLRRHRLVETYLVSELGYTWDEVHAEADALEHAMSDVLVERIAAKLGNPARDPHGDPIPAADGSVEELPMRILDELPPGAVGEIVRVWDTDPDLLRYLTEHAIALGERIEVVERQPFGGPMVVKVGQPPDAAMHAIGKEIAQALSVALR from the coding sequence ATGGGAGATGGTTCCGCCCGGAGGTCGACGTCGGTCGAGGACTACGTGCGGGTGATCTACGGGCTCGTCGAACGGGGCGAGCCGGTCACCAACGCGTCGCTGGCCGGACGGCTCGAGGTCAGCCCGTCCTCGGCCTCGGGCATGGTCACCAAGCTCGCGCAGCTCGGGCTGGTCGAGCACGTGCCCTACCACGGTATCGAGCTGACCGCCGAGGGCAGGCTGCTCGCCCGCTCGGTGCTGCGCCGGCACCGGCTGGTCGAGACGTACCTGGTCTCCGAGCTGGGCTACACCTGGGACGAGGTGCACGCGGAGGCGGACGCGCTCGAGCACGCGATGTCCGACGTACTGGTGGAGCGCATCGCGGCGAAGCTCGGCAACCCGGCGCGTGATCCGCACGGCGATCCCATCCCGGCCGCGGACGGCAGCGTCGAGGAGCTGCCGATGCGCATCCTGGACGAGCTGCCCCCCGGCGCGGTCGGCGAGATCGTGCGGGTCTGGGACACCGATCCGGACCTGTTGCGCTATCTCACCGAGCACGCCATCGCGCTGGGCGAGCGGATCGAGGTGGTGGAGCGCCAGCCGTTCGGTGGCCCGATGGTGGTCAAGGTCGGTCAGCCCCCGGACGCCGCGATGCACGCGATCGGCAAGGAGATCGCGCAGGCCCTGTCGGTCGCGCTGCGCTGA
- a CDS encoding transcriptional regulator, whose translation MTPRRAVGQPERTDPGLERLLETGPFAEALRAAIRARGLGLERIRYRLRDRGTSLSLATLSHWQSGRCRPERRDSLLALRNLEDILGVPDGALRRLVGPPRSRGRHRH comes from the coding sequence ATGACGCCTCGTCGAGCGGTCGGGCAACCGGAGCGGACGGACCCCGGTCTCGAGCGGCTGCTCGAGACCGGTCCGTTCGCCGAGGCGCTGCGGGCGGCGATCCGGGCGCGCGGGCTCGGGCTGGAACGGATCCGGTACCGGCTGCGGGACCGGGGCACGTCACTGAGCCTCGCGACCTTGAGTCACTGGCAGTCCGGCCGGTGCCGTCCGGAACGCCGGGACTCTTTGCTGGCGTTGAGAAATCTCGAAGACATCCTCGGCGTGCCGGACGGTGCGCTGCGCCGGCTGGTGGGACCGCCGCGCTCCCGTGGCCGTCACCGGCATTAA
- a CDS encoding alcohol dehydrogenase catalytic domain-containing protein, translating to MRAVVIEEFGVVPRVLDVPDPAVPGGGVVIAVEATGVCRSDWHTWQGHDEAVRLPHVAGHELAGRIAAVGAGVRGWPVGTRVTVPFVCACGVCVQCARGDQQICDDEFQPGATHWGSFAELVAIDHAQANLVALPDAMTSPEAAALGCRFGTAFRAVFRQGGVRAGQWVSVYGCGGVGISAVLLAAAAGAKVVAVDVSPHARALAERSGAVLSVDAGAFDSPETLAAHVRALTDGGTHVSLDCLGSPSTCAASVGSLRKRGRHVQAGLMPPAQGAAPIPMHRVIGNELEIVGVHGLPAHEYPELLGLVERSGIDLAGLVGQRIGLDGVPAALAAMTDPVPARAGVTVVDLVSEL from the coding sequence ATGCGTGCGGTGGTGATCGAGGAGTTCGGGGTCGTGCCCCGGGTACTGGACGTGCCGGATCCCGCGGTCCCCGGCGGTGGCGTCGTCATCGCGGTCGAGGCGACCGGGGTCTGCCGCAGTGACTGGCACACCTGGCAGGGCCACGACGAGGCGGTGCGGCTGCCGCACGTCGCCGGGCACGAGCTGGCCGGGCGGATCGCCGCGGTCGGTGCGGGGGTACGGGGCTGGCCGGTCGGCACGCGGGTGACCGTCCCGTTCGTCTGCGCCTGCGGTGTCTGCGTCCAGTGCGCCCGCGGTGACCAGCAGATCTGTGACGACGAATTCCAGCCCGGCGCGACGCACTGGGGTTCGTTCGCCGAGCTGGTGGCCATCGACCACGCTCAGGCGAACTTGGTCGCGTTGCCGGACGCGATGACGTCTCCCGAAGCAGCCGCGCTCGGCTGTCGCTTCGGCACGGCCTTTCGCGCAGTGTTCCGTCAGGGCGGCGTACGCGCGGGGCAGTGGGTGTCCGTGTACGGCTGTGGTGGTGTCGGTATCTCCGCAGTGCTGCTCGCCGCGGCTGCGGGCGCGAAGGTGGTGGCAGTAGACGTTTCGCCGCACGCGCGTGCGTTGGCCGAACGTTCGGGGGCCGTCCTCAGCGTCGACGCCGGTGCGTTCGACAGTCCCGAGACGCTGGCCGCGCACGTCCGAGCGCTCACCGACGGCGGCACGCACGTTTCGCTGGACTGTCTCGGCTCGCCGTCGACCTGCGCGGCTTCCGTCGGCAGCCTTCGCAAGCGCGGACGTCACGTACAGGCCGGTTTGATGCCGCCTGCTCAGGGTGCCGCACCGATCCCGATGCACCGGGTCATCGGCAACGAGCTGGAGATCGTCGGTGTCCACGGTCTGCCGGCCCACGAGTACCCGGAGCTGCTCGGCCTGGTCGAACGGTCCGGGATCGACCTGGCCGGGCTGGTCGGGCAGCGGATCGGGCTGGACGGGGTACCGGCGGCGCTCGCCGCGATGACCGATCCGGTGCCGGCCCGCGCCGGGGTCACCGTGGTCGACCTCGTTTCCGAGTTGTAG
- a CDS encoding alpha-ketoglutarate-dependent dioxygenase AlkB family protein: protein MELLPRPRREITPGAVHVPDWLGPEEQRALVEACRGWRGYRATRLPGGGVMSVRTVCLGWQWLPYRYSRMREDGSPVQPFPGWLADLGRRAFADAYGSPAQSYRPDVALVNYYDATAKMGMHQDKDELSAEPVVSLSLGDTCVFRFGNTEHRNRPYTDVELRSGDLFVFGGPARWAFHGVPKTLPGTAEPDLGLTGRLNLTLRVSGLEG from the coding sequence GTGGAGCTGCTGCCGCGACCCCGTAGGGAGATCACACCGGGGGCGGTGCACGTCCCGGACTGGCTCGGTCCCGAGGAGCAGCGCGCGCTGGTCGAAGCCTGCCGCGGCTGGCGTGGGTACCGCGCGACCCGGCTGCCCGGCGGCGGCGTGATGTCCGTGCGCACGGTCTGCCTTGGCTGGCAGTGGCTGCCCTACCGGTACTCGCGCATGCGTGAGGACGGTTCTCCGGTGCAGCCGTTCCCCGGCTGGCTCGCCGACCTCGGCCGCCGCGCGTTCGCGGACGCCTACGGCAGTCCCGCGCAGAGCTACCGTCCCGACGTCGCGCTCGTGAACTACTACGACGCCACGGCGAAGATGGGCATGCACCAAGACAAGGACGAGCTCTCCGCGGAGCCGGTGGTGTCGCTGAGCCTCGGCGACACCTGCGTGTTCCGCTTCGGCAATACCGAGCACCGCAACCGCCCGTACACCGATGTCGAACTGCGGTCCGGCGATCTGTTCGTGTTCGGCGGGCCGGCCCGGTGGGCCTTCCACGGGGTGCCGAAGACCTTGCCCGGTACGGCGGAGCCCGATCTCGGCCTGACCGGACGGCTCAACCTCACCCTGCGCGTGTCCGGTCTCGAAGGGTGA
- a CDS encoding 5-oxoprolinase subunit C family protein, which produces MTGKVEVLAPGPFATVQDLGRSGYAAVGVGRSGAADRGALKLANRLVGNPETHAALEVTLGGLRMRTSEHATVAITGAAVPVRAGGRAMATHAPIVLRPGDELELGMAQQGLRSYVAVRGGFDVEPVLGARATDTLGRLGPPPLVAGMTLPVGRRVAGWPATDLAPQRQAFAEPVLRLRPGPRLEWFTGSALSTLTGGGYTVTSELDRVGVRFTGPALTRARTGELPPEAARPGALQVPPSGVPILFLADHPVTGGYPVAAVVAEADLDVAAQLRPGQRVRFTLRDRTRAG; this is translated from the coding sequence ATGACGGGCAAGGTGGAAGTCCTCGCCCCCGGGCCGTTCGCGACCGTGCAGGATCTCGGGCGCAGTGGGTACGCGGCGGTCGGCGTCGGCCGGTCCGGCGCGGCCGACCGTGGCGCGCTGAAACTCGCGAACCGGCTCGTCGGGAACCCGGAGACGCATGCCGCGCTCGAAGTGACGCTCGGCGGGCTGCGGATGCGGACGTCGGAACACGCGACCGTCGCGATCACCGGTGCCGCGGTCCCGGTCCGCGCCGGCGGCCGGGCGATGGCGACGCACGCGCCGATCGTGCTGCGCCCCGGCGACGAACTCGAGCTGGGAATGGCGCAACAGGGCCTGCGCAGCTACGTCGCCGTGCGCGGCGGTTTCGACGTGGAGCCGGTACTCGGCGCGCGGGCCACCGACACGCTGGGCAGGCTGGGTCCGCCGCCACTCGTCGCCGGGATGACCCTGCCGGTCGGCCGGCGCGTGGCCGGCTGGCCGGCGACCGACCTCGCGCCCCAGCGCCAAGCGTTCGCGGAACCGGTGCTGCGCCTGCGTCCCGGGCCCCGGCTGGAGTGGTTCACCGGCTCCGCACTGTCCACATTGACCGGTGGCGGCTACACCGTGACCAGCGAACTCGACCGCGTCGGGGTGCGCTTCACCGGTCCGGCACTGACCCGTGCCCGCACCGGCGAACTACCGCCGGAAGCCGCGAGACCGGGCGCGCTGCAGGTGCCGCCGTCCGGGGTGCCGATCCTGTTCCTGGCCGATCACCCGGTGACCGGCGGCTACCCGGTGGCCGCCGTGGTCGCCGAAGCGGACCTGGACGTCGCCGCGCAGCTGCGCCCCGGCCAGCGGGTGCGGTTCACCCTTCGAGACCGGACACGCGCAGGGTGA
- a CDS encoding 5-oxoprolinase subunit B family protein → MTTVLRYGDSAVLVEVDDVLGLQAACEADPPAGLVELVPAARTLLVQFDPARTDVATISRALTDLSIVERPVGEADEVTLPVRYDGADLAEVAEASGLDVDEVVRRHSSTTYVAAFCGFAPGFAYLTGLDPALHLPRRSTPRTRVPAGAVAVAGEYTAVYPHPSPGGWHLLGHTDAPVWDVDRPRPNLLAPGTRVRFEVLG, encoded by the coding sequence GTGACCACGGTTCTGCGGTACGGCGACTCGGCAGTGCTGGTGGAGGTCGACGACGTGCTCGGCCTGCAAGCAGCGTGTGAAGCCGATCCCCCTGCCGGTTTGGTGGAGCTCGTCCCGGCCGCGCGCACGCTGCTGGTGCAGTTCGATCCTGCGCGCACCGACGTGGCCACCATCAGCCGCGCGCTGACTGATCTGTCCATAGTGGAACGGCCGGTCGGCGAAGCGGACGAGGTCACCTTGCCGGTGCGCTACGACGGCGCCGACCTGGCCGAGGTCGCGGAAGCCAGCGGCCTGGACGTGGACGAGGTCGTACGTCGGCACTCCTCGACCACCTACGTCGCGGCGTTCTGCGGCTTCGCGCCGGGGTTCGCGTATCTGACCGGCCTCGATCCGGCTCTGCACCTGCCTCGCCGGAGCACGCCGCGCACGCGCGTGCCGGCCGGGGCGGTGGCAGTCGCCGGGGAGTACACGGCGGTCTACCCGCACCCGTCGCCGGGCGGCTGGCACCTGCTCGGGCACACCGACGCCCCGGTGTGGGACGTCGACCGGCCGCGGCCGAACCTGCTCGCCCCGGGCACCCGGGTCCGGTTCGAGGTGCTCGGATGA